The Candidatus Accumulibacter similis genome has a segment encoding these proteins:
- a CDS encoding ATP-binding cassette domain-containing protein translates to MTPATAPLLSVERLTMRFGGLLAIDDLSLDVGARRITGVIGPNGAGKTTFFNCLTGFYKPTTGSVRLNHPRRGSMRLEQLASHEVARKAQVVRTFQNIRLFPQMTVLENLIVAQHNMLQSASRFSLAGLLGLPGYRRAEQAAIDKAVGWLTRLHLIDKADTAAGALPYGMQRRIEIARALCVDPLLLCLDEPAAGLNPRESAELNVLLKHLASDEGIAILLIEHDMSVVMNVSDHICVLNYGRKIAEGSPAEVQRDPNVIKAYLGEEDADEELAAGVRP, encoded by the coding sequence ATGACACCGGCAACCGCTCCGCTGCTCAGCGTCGAACGGCTGACGATGCGCTTCGGCGGCCTGCTGGCGATCGACGACCTGTCGCTCGACGTCGGCGCGCGCCGCATCACCGGCGTCATCGGCCCCAACGGCGCCGGCAAGACGACCTTCTTCAACTGCCTGACCGGTTTCTACAAGCCGACGACCGGCAGCGTCCGTCTCAACCATCCGCGGCGCGGCAGCATGCGCCTCGAGCAACTGGCGAGCCACGAGGTGGCGCGCAAGGCGCAGGTCGTCCGCACCTTCCAGAACATCCGGCTGTTCCCGCAGATGACGGTGCTCGAGAACCTGATCGTCGCCCAGCACAACATGCTGCAGAGCGCCTCGCGCTTCTCGCTCGCCGGCCTCCTCGGCCTGCCCGGCTACCGCCGTGCCGAGCAGGCGGCGATCGACAAGGCGGTCGGCTGGCTGACGCGGCTGCACCTGATCGACAAGGCCGATACCGCCGCCGGCGCGCTGCCCTACGGCATGCAGCGGCGCATCGAGATCGCCCGCGCGCTCTGCGTCGACCCGCTGCTGCTCTGCCTCGACGAGCCGGCGGCCGGCCTCAACCCGCGCGAGTCGGCCGAGCTCAACGTCCTGCTCAAGCACCTGGCGAGCGACGAGGGCATCGCCATCCTGCTCATCGAGCACGACATGAGCGTCGTCATGAACGTCTCCGACCACATCTGCGTCCTCAACTACGGCCGCAAGATCGCCGAGGGATCGCCGGCCGAAGTGCAGCGCGACCCGAACGTGATCAAGGCCTATCTCGGCGAGGAAGATGCCGACGAGGAACTCGCCGCGGGGGTACGCCCATGA
- the livM gene encoding high-affinity branched-chain amino acid ABC transporter permease LivM, with the protein MSALVVARQPTSPAERLKDAAASALIALLLGIPMIGLTTVDHGGALRVATRWPALLAFVAVCFAGRLLLRYAMDLLRARRLARETAAEASVSQRPAAGGALLTWIGWVALAVALLLPIAFSDNRYVVDTATTVLIYVMLGWGLNVVVGLAGLLDLGYVAFYAVGAYTYGLLSTQLGWGFWQSLPVAGAMAAAFGIILGWPTLRLRGDYLAIVTLGFGEIIRVILVNWTEVSGGPNGITSISRPSFFGLPFKPPGDAPTFASFFGLEYSPNQRLIFLYYLILGLALLTNVFVSRMRRLPVGRAWEAMREDEIACKAMGINARNVKLSAFALGAMLGGFAGVFFAARQGFISPESFTFNESAIILAIVVLGGMGSQLGVVLASLVLVLLPELGRDFAEYRMLLFGAAMILIMIWKPGGILAHREPTLRHRRPGGER; encoded by the coding sequence ATGAGCGCGCTGGTCGTTGCCCGCCAGCCGACGTCGCCGGCGGAACGTCTCAAGGACGCCGCGGCAAGCGCCCTCATCGCCCTGCTGCTCGGCATTCCGATGATCGGCCTGACCACCGTCGACCACGGCGGCGCGCTGCGTGTCGCCACCCGCTGGCCGGCCCTGCTCGCCTTCGTCGCCGTCTGCTTCGCCGGCCGCCTGCTGCTGCGTTACGCGATGGACCTCCTGCGGGCGCGCCGCCTGGCGCGCGAGACGGCAGCCGAGGCCAGCGTCAGCCAGCGCCCGGCGGCGGGCGGTGCGCTGCTCACCTGGATCGGCTGGGTCGCGCTCGCGGTCGCGCTGCTGCTGCCGATCGCCTTCTCCGACAACCGCTACGTCGTCGATACGGCGACGACGGTGCTGATCTACGTCATGCTCGGCTGGGGCCTGAACGTCGTCGTCGGCCTCGCCGGGCTGCTCGACCTCGGCTACGTCGCCTTCTACGCCGTCGGCGCCTACACCTACGGCCTGCTGTCGACGCAGCTCGGCTGGGGCTTCTGGCAGTCGCTGCCGGTCGCCGGGGCGATGGCGGCGGCCTTCGGCATCATCCTCGGCTGGCCGACGCTGCGGCTGCGCGGCGACTACCTGGCAATCGTCACCCTCGGTTTCGGCGAGATCATCCGCGTCATCCTCGTCAACTGGACCGAGGTATCCGGCGGACCGAACGGCATCACCTCGATTTCGCGGCCCTCCTTCTTCGGCCTGCCGTTCAAGCCGCCCGGCGACGCGCCGACCTTCGCCTCGTTCTTCGGCCTCGAGTACTCGCCGAACCAGCGCCTCATCTTCCTCTACTACCTGATCCTCGGCCTCGCGCTGCTGACCAACGTCTTCGTCTCGCGCATGCGCCGGCTGCCGGTCGGCCGCGCCTGGGAAGCGATGCGCGAGGACGAGATCGCCTGCAAGGCGATGGGCATCAACGCGCGCAACGTCAAGCTCTCGGCCTTCGCGCTCGGCGCCATGCTCGGCGGCTTCGCCGGCGTCTTCTTCGCTGCCCGGCAGGGCTTCATCTCGCCGGAATCCTTCACCTTCAACGAATCGGCGATCATCCTCGCAATCGTCGTCCTCGGCGGCATGGGCAGCCAGCTCGGCGTCGTCCTCGCCTCGCTGGTGCTGGTGCTGCTGCCCGAACTCGGCCGCGACTTCGCCGAGTACCGCATGCTGCTCTTCGGTGCGGCGATGATCCTGATCATGATCTGGAAACCGGGGGGCATCCTCGCGCACCGCGAGCCGACGCTGCGCCATCGCCGGCCGGGAGGCGAGCGATGA
- a CDS encoding branched-chain amino acid ABC transporter permease LivH (LivHMGF is the membrane component of the LIV-I/LS branched-chain amino acid transporter): protein MALALQQLINGLTLGAVYGLIAIGYTMVYGIIGMINFAHGDIYMVSAFIAVTVFTLLAGFGISSIPLSLLLVLLVAVLFTSVYGWTVERIAYRPLRGSTRLAPLISAIGMSIFLQNMVQLTQGARVKPIAPVLVGGIDLLTIDGFTVRLAYSQILIVIVTIALMAGFTWLIGSTSFGRQQRSCEQDRTMTALLGINVDRTISLTFMLGAALAAVAGVMVTVYYGVVDFFIGFVAGIKAFTAAVLGGIGSLPGAMLGGLLIGLIEAFWAAYLSAEYKDVATFSILILVLMFRPSGLLGRPEVEKV from the coding sequence ATGGCACTGGCCTTACAACAACTGATCAACGGCCTCACCCTCGGGGCCGTCTATGGCCTGATCGCCATCGGCTACACGATGGTCTACGGCATCATCGGCATGATCAACTTCGCGCACGGCGACATCTACATGGTCAGCGCCTTCATCGCCGTGACCGTGTTCACGCTGCTCGCCGGCTTCGGCATCAGTTCGATCCCGCTCTCGCTGCTGCTCGTGCTGCTGGTCGCCGTCCTGTTCACCTCGGTCTACGGATGGACGGTCGAGCGCATCGCCTACCGCCCGCTGCGCGGCTCGACGCGGCTGGCGCCGTTGATCTCGGCGATCGGCATGTCGATCTTCCTGCAGAACATGGTGCAACTGACGCAGGGCGCGCGCGTCAAGCCGATCGCGCCGGTCCTCGTCGGCGGCATCGACCTGCTGACGATCGACGGCTTCACCGTCCGCCTCGCCTATTCGCAGATTCTCATCGTCATCGTCACCATCGCGCTGATGGCCGGCTTCACCTGGCTGATCGGCAGCACGTCGTTCGGCCGCCAGCAGCGCTCGTGCGAGCAGGACAGGACGATGACGGCGCTGCTCGGGATCAACGTCGACCGCACGATCTCGCTGACCTTCATGCTCGGCGCGGCGCTGGCCGCCGTCGCCGGCGTCATGGTGACCGTGTATTACGGCGTCGTCGATTTCTTCATCGGCTTCGTCGCCGGCATCAAGGCCTTCACCGCCGCCGTCCTCGGCGGCATCGGCTCGCTGCCGGGGGCCATGCTCGGCGGCCTGCTGATCGGCCTCATCGAAGCCTTCTGGGCCGCCTACCTGTCAGCCGAATACAAGGACGTGGCGACCTTCAGCATCCTCATCCTGGTGCTCATGTTTCGCCCTTCCGGCCTGCTCGGCCGGCCTGAAGTGGAGAAGGTCTGA